One genomic segment of Phycisphaerae bacterium includes these proteins:
- the melA gene encoding alpha-galactosidase, with protein MSAKIAMIGAGSIVFCKTLVSDILATPALADSELVLMSRTEPKLRRMEAFVGRMLKDNKLPGTVRATLDLHEAVTDADFVVVMIQVGGVEAFGFDYQIPLKYGVDQCIGDSLGPGGVFRGLRTIPALVDIAAAMEQRAKPRAIMLQYANPMAANCLALGKASPVSVVGLCHGVQTTLDLIARYCDISKEEIVYTCGGINHMDWFLTLEHNGRDLYPILRERFERPEYYKNEKVRGEVFRHFGYFMTESTGHLSEYVPWFRKTQAALARYCDEPAFGGETGAYYHWSKAIAEKYAAVDPLKFESTAIRSRSVEYCSYIMEAVVTGRPFRFMGNVRNDGYISNLPPGCCVEVPTFADNTGLHPSFVGELPPQCAAACQTNVNVQTLAALAALEGEPEAVVHAVALDPLASAVCTLDQIRTMCAEMLEAQRPWLPQFAGKTIAPKPAIVIPANCRPVEVPLDPALAIGKRFGTLMERKA; from the coding sequence ATGAGCGCAAAAATCGCGATGATCGGCGCCGGCAGCATCGTTTTCTGCAAGACCCTCGTCAGCGACATCCTCGCCACGCCCGCTCTGGCGGACAGCGAGCTGGTTCTGATGAGTCGCACCGAACCCAAGCTGCGGCGGATGGAGGCGTTCGTCGGCCGGATGCTCAAGGACAACAAGCTGCCCGGCACGGTCCGGGCCACGCTCGACCTGCATGAGGCGGTCACGGACGCCGACTTCGTCGTCGTCATGATTCAGGTCGGCGGCGTCGAGGCGTTCGGCTTCGACTACCAGATTCCGCTCAAGTACGGCGTCGATCAGTGCATCGGCGACTCCCTTGGCCCGGGCGGCGTCTTCCGCGGCCTGCGCACCATTCCCGCTTTGGTCGATATCGCCGCCGCCATGGAGCAGCGGGCCAAGCCGCGCGCGATCATGCTTCAGTACGCCAACCCGATGGCCGCGAACTGCCTGGCCCTCGGCAAGGCGAGCCCGGTGAGCGTCGTCGGGCTCTGCCACGGCGTCCAGACCACGCTCGACCTGATCGCCCGCTACTGCGACATTTCCAAGGAGGAGATCGTCTACACCTGCGGCGGCATCAACCACATGGATTGGTTCCTCACGCTCGAGCACAACGGCCGCGACCTGTACCCGATTCTCCGCGAGCGATTCGAGAGGCCCGAGTACTACAAGAACGAGAAGGTCCGCGGCGAGGTCTTTCGCCACTTCGGCTACTTCATGACCGAGAGCACCGGCCACCTCAGCGAGTACGTGCCGTGGTTCCGCAAGACCCAAGCCGCCCTGGCCCGCTACTGCGACGAGCCGGCGTTCGGCGGCGAAACCGGGGCCTACTACCACTGGAGCAAGGCCATCGCCGAGAAGTACGCCGCGGTCGATCCGCTGAAGTTCGAGTCGACCGCGATCCGGTCGCGAAGCGTCGAGTACTGTTCGTACATCATGGAGGCCGTCGTGACCGGGCGTCCGTTCCGCTTCATGGGCAACGTGCGGAATGACGGCTACATCTCGAACCTTCCTCCCGGCTGCTGCGTCGAGGTTCCCACCTTCGCCGACAACACCGGCCTGCATCCGAGCTTCGTCGGCGAGCTTCCGCCGCAGTGCGCCGCGGCGTGCCAGACCAACGTCAACGTTCAGACCCTCGCCGCCCTGGCCGCCCTCGAAGGCGAGCCGGAGGCCGTCGTTCACGCGGTGGCCCTCGACCCGCTGGCCTCGGCGGTCTGCACGCTCGATCAGATCCGGACCATGTGCGCCGAGATGCTCGAAGCCCAGCGGCCGTGGCTGCCGCAGTTTGCGGGCAAGACCATCGCGCCCAAACCCGCGATCGTCATTCCCGCGAATTGCCGGCCCGTCGAGGTCCCGCTGGACCCGGCGCTGGCCATCGGCAAACGCTTCGGCACGCTCATGGAGCGGAAGGCGTAG